A genomic window from Exiguobacterium acetylicum DSM 20416 includes:
- the accA gene encoding acetyl-CoA carboxylase carboxyl transferase subunit alpha has product MQPFDQPVIALREKILELHDMAETQGLDFKEELQLLEERLHRLELDIYGNMKAWNRVQLARHPERPTTLDYIESICEDFIELHGDRHGYDDAAIVGGIGTLNGRPVTIIGHQRGKDTKENIRRNFGMPHPEGYRKALRLMQQAEKFNRPIITFIDTKGAYPGRAAEERGQSEAIAKNLFEMAGMTVPIISIVIGEGGSGGALGIGVCDQLLMLENSTYSVISPEGAAALLWKDASLAEKAAESMKITAPDLLRLGIADAIIPEVVGGAHLDVSLQADKLKTVLVQKLESLVHLTKEELIDQRTEKYHQIGT; this is encoded by the coding sequence ATGCAACCATTTGACCAACCAGTCATCGCGTTACGCGAAAAAATTCTTGAGCTCCATGATATGGCGGAAACACAAGGATTAGACTTCAAGGAAGAACTCCAACTTCTTGAAGAACGCCTTCATCGATTAGAACTCGATATTTACGGGAATATGAAAGCGTGGAATCGTGTTCAATTGGCACGTCATCCAGAACGTCCAACGACACTCGATTACATTGAATCCATTTGTGAAGATTTCATCGAGCTGCATGGCGATCGTCATGGGTATGATGATGCGGCAATCGTTGGTGGAATTGGAACATTGAATGGTCGTCCGGTGACGATCATCGGTCATCAACGCGGAAAAGATACAAAAGAAAACATTCGTCGTAATTTTGGGATGCCACATCCGGAAGGGTACCGAAAAGCACTACGTCTCATGCAACAAGCGGAGAAATTCAACCGACCAATCATCACGTTCATCGACACGAAAGGGGCTTATCCAGGACGTGCGGCAGAAGAACGTGGTCAGAGTGAGGCCATCGCGAAAAATCTGTTTGAGATGGCTGGCATGACAGTTCCAATCATCTCAATCGTCATCGGTGAAGGTGGATCAGGTGGTGCTTTAGGAATCGGAGTGTGTGATCAACTCTTGATGCTCGAGAATTCAACGTATTCCGTTATCTCTCCTGAAGGTGCTGCAGCATTGTTATGGAAAGATGCAAGTCTTGCGGAGAAAGCGGCAGAATCGATGAAGATCACAGCACCTGATTTATTACGACTCGGGATCGCAGATGCCATCATTCCAGAAGTCGTCGGAGGCGCACATCTCGATGTGTCATTACAGGCGGATAAATTAAAAACTGTATTGGTACAGAAACTCGAATCATTGGTTCATTTGACCAAGGAAGAGCTCATCGATCAGCGGACCGAAAAATATCACCAAATTGGCACATAA
- the accD gene encoding acetyl-CoA carboxylase, carboxyltransferase subunit beta produces the protein MQAFFRKPKKFVTLTSKEQRVDVPVGLMTKCPKCKLIQYTKQLEANLRVCSCGYHHPLTAQERFTQLFDEGSVTYFDLPAVQADPLGFQDYPEKLKGDQVRTGLEEAIVCGVGNVNGHPLVACVMDARFRMGSMGAAVGAAISEAVRYATKHRLPVTIFSASGGARMQEGMVSLMQMAKSSLFLKQHSDAGLLYISCMTHPTTGGVSASFAMLGDFNIAEPGALIGFAGRRIIEQTIREKLPEDFQTAEFLLQAGQLDDVVSRHDLKTYYTRILKLHAEGTNHATI, from the coding sequence GTGCAAGCATTTTTTCGAAAACCTAAAAAGTTCGTCACGCTGACTTCGAAGGAGCAGCGTGTCGATGTGCCGGTTGGCCTAATGACGAAATGTCCGAAATGTAAATTAATCCAATATACGAAACAACTGGAGGCGAACTTACGTGTCTGTTCATGTGGGTATCATCACCCGTTGACCGCGCAAGAACGTTTTACACAATTATTCGATGAAGGTTCGGTGACGTATTTTGACTTACCGGCAGTTCAAGCGGATCCTCTCGGATTTCAAGATTACCCGGAAAAATTAAAGGGCGACCAAGTCAGAACGGGTCTTGAGGAAGCGATCGTCTGTGGCGTCGGGAATGTGAATGGTCACCCACTCGTCGCTTGTGTCATGGATGCACGATTCCGGATGGGCTCGATGGGGGCAGCGGTTGGTGCTGCGATTTCCGAAGCGGTTCGTTACGCAACGAAACATCGTCTACCTGTCACGATTTTCTCCGCTTCAGGTGGAGCACGGATGCAAGAGGGAATGGTTAGTCTCATGCAGATGGCGAAATCGAGTCTCTTCTTAAAACAGCATTCAGATGCTGGATTACTTTATATTTCTTGTATGACTCATCCGACGACCGGCGGTGTATCAGCAAGTTTTGCGATGCTCGGTGATTTCAACATCGCTGAACCGGGGGCGTTGATCGGGTTTGCAGGTCGACGGATCATCGAACAGACGATACGTGAAAAACTACCGGAAGATTTCCAAACAGCAGAATTCTTATTACAAGCAGGTCAACTGGACGATGTCGTATCACGACATGATCTGAAAACGTACTATACGCGAATCTTAAAGCTACATGCGGAGGGAACGAACCATGCAACCATTTGA
- a CDS encoding FadR/GntR family transcriptional regulator has product MEKKRNAFEANIAAIKLMIEQDGLVPGDRIPSERELAERLSISRPSVREALRTLAYLGIVETRHGGGSFLLNRDDHTYIQIIAQFLVTGDSKFEDLAGTLRLLEQAALAQLDDLSVLAPVVSSDVAFRETLIQTVDNDLFERIWRQVNAFHKSFGQGELYTQAEREQLLNRP; this is encoded by the coding sequence ATGGAGAAGAAACGAAATGCGTTTGAAGCCAATATCGCGGCGATTAAATTGATGATCGAACAAGATGGATTAGTTCCAGGAGACCGTATTCCATCAGAACGGGAACTGGCAGAACGACTATCCATCAGTCGACCGTCCGTACGAGAAGCATTACGGACGCTCGCTTATTTAGGGATCGTCGAGACACGACATGGAGGCGGAAGCTTTCTATTGAATCGTGACGATCATACCTATATTCAAATCATCGCTCAATTCTTAGTGACTGGCGATTCGAAGTTCGAAGACTTGGCAGGAACGCTTCGCTTGCTTGAGCAAGCAGCGCTCGCGCAGCTGGATGACCTTTCGGTGCTTGCACCAGTCGTTTCATCCGATGTTGCGTTTCGTGAAACGTTGATTCAGACAGTCGATAACGATTTGTTTGAACGAATCTGGCGACAAGTCAATGCCTTCCATAAAAGCTTCGGTCAAGGGGAACTCTATACGCAGGCGGAACGGGAACAACTCTTGAACCGCCCATAG